In Streptomyces sp. NBC_00483, a single window of DNA contains:
- a CDS encoding ABC transporter ATP-binding protein, whose product MPAPEVTLPVPVLEAREVVKRFPMHGPGGHGKEVKAVEPTSLALHKGRITALVGESGSGKSTLARMLALAYPPTEGEIRLDGDVVKKARTAKAKRAYYRQVQMIFQDPFSSLSPVHKIRYILSRPLKLHGLASGAEDTERQILQLLERVNLTPADQFIDKFPYELSGGQRQRIAIARALAARPKVLLGDEPISMLDVSIRLDILNLLGKLRDDEGLAILYITHDIASARYFADEIKVLYAGQLVESGPGDEIVANPQHPYTRLLLDSAPDPDRGGFLDEPDVADDEETLGEPPSLVDPPSGCRFRTRCPLAKPVCATAFPARTQVDESHWVHCWAQDEQYA is encoded by the coding sequence ATGCCCGCACCTGAAGTCACCCTCCCGGTACCGGTGTTGGAGGCCCGCGAGGTCGTCAAGCGCTTCCCGATGCACGGACCGGGCGGCCACGGCAAGGAGGTCAAGGCCGTCGAGCCGACCTCGCTCGCCCTGCATAAGGGCCGCATCACCGCGCTCGTCGGCGAGTCCGGCAGCGGAAAGTCGACGCTCGCCCGGATGCTCGCGCTCGCCTACCCGCCCACCGAGGGCGAGATCCGGCTCGACGGCGACGTCGTCAAGAAGGCCCGGACGGCGAAGGCGAAGCGCGCGTACTACCGCCAGGTCCAGATGATCTTCCAGGACCCGTTCTCCTCGCTCAGCCCGGTCCACAAGATCCGCTACATCCTCAGCCGCCCCCTCAAACTGCACGGCCTCGCGTCGGGCGCCGAGGACACGGAGCGCCAGATCCTCCAGCTCCTCGAACGCGTCAACCTCACACCGGCCGACCAGTTCATCGACAAGTTCCCCTACGAGCTCTCCGGCGGCCAGCGCCAGCGCATCGCCATCGCCCGCGCGCTCGCCGCCCGCCCCAAGGTGCTCCTCGGCGACGAACCGATCTCCATGCTGGACGTCTCCATCCGCCTGGACATCCTCAACCTGCTCGGAAAACTCCGCGACGACGAGGGCCTGGCGATCCTCTACATCACCCACGACATCGCCAGCGCCCGCTACTTCGCCGACGAGATCAAGGTCCTGTACGCGGGTCAGCTCGTGGAGTCCGGACCCGGCGACGAGATCGTGGCCAACCCTCAACACCCCTACACCAGGCTTCTGTTGGACTCGGCCCCCGACCCCGACCGTGGCGGCTTCCTCGACGAACCGGACGTCGCCGACGACGAAGAGACCCTCGGTGAACCCCCGAGCCTCGTCGACCCGCCCTCCGGCTGCCGCTTCCGCACCCGCTGTCCCCTCGCGAAGCCGGTCTGCGCCACGGCCTTCCCGGCCAGGACCCAGGTCGACGAGAGCCACTGGGTGCACTGCTGGGCGCAGGACGAGCAGTACGCCTGA
- a CDS encoding alpha-L-fucosidase, with product MQSDAPIGAIAPIAPTPHQLAWQRSNTGAFFHFGINTFHGQEWSDGALPASSFDPTDLDTEQWVETARAAGARYAIITAKHHDGFCLWPTKTTDYSVASSPWKDGKGDVVGELAAACRAAGIGFGVYLSPWDRHAPEYADPAAYTELYTEQIRELCTWYGPLMELWFDGAGSDGYEYDWTAIMAVARKHQPDAMVFNMGDPTIRWVGNEDGLAADPVEYVVDHTQMSNYTVVTAEFAEALYLPPECDVSIRRGWFWHPDDEPKSLEHLLAIHYRSVGLGANLLLNLPPDTRGRIPDADAARVAEFGAEVTRRFGAPAATAELAHGDTWTASFGGPVTFDHIRLREDLTEGQRVVRHVVRAGDRVLAEGLTVGAGRIHLTEPVTAAELTVEVVGDGAVLESVEVFETGVRELPQVPEGYRAPTDRPDE from the coding sequence TTGCAATCCGACGCCCCCATCGGGGCGATCGCTCCGATCGCCCCGACACCGCACCAACTCGCCTGGCAGCGCAGCAACACCGGCGCCTTCTTCCACTTCGGCATCAACACCTTCCACGGCCAGGAATGGAGCGACGGCGCCCTCCCGGCGTCGTCCTTCGACCCCACCGACCTCGACACCGAGCAGTGGGTCGAGACCGCCCGCGCCGCCGGGGCCCGCTACGCGATCATCACCGCGAAACACCACGACGGCTTCTGCCTGTGGCCCACGAAAACCACCGACTACTCCGTCGCCTCGTCGCCGTGGAAGGACGGGAAGGGCGATGTCGTCGGCGAACTGGCGGCGGCCTGCCGGGCGGCCGGGATCGGCTTCGGGGTGTACCTCTCCCCGTGGGACCGTCACGCGCCCGAGTACGCCGACCCGGCCGCGTACACCGAGCTCTACACCGAGCAGATCCGCGAACTGTGCACCTGGTACGGGCCGTTGATGGAGCTGTGGTTCGACGGCGCGGGCTCGGACGGCTACGAGTACGACTGGACCGCCATCATGGCCGTCGCCCGCAAGCACCAGCCGGACGCCATGGTGTTCAACATGGGTGACCCGACGATCCGCTGGGTCGGCAACGAGGACGGGCTCGCGGCCGACCCCGTCGAGTACGTCGTCGACCACACGCAGATGAGCAACTACACGGTCGTCACCGCCGAGTTCGCCGAGGCGCTCTACCTGCCGCCGGAGTGCGACGTGTCGATCCGGCGCGGCTGGTTCTGGCACCCGGACGACGAGCCCAAGTCCCTGGAGCACCTGCTCGCCATCCACTACCGCTCCGTGGGCCTCGGCGCGAACCTCCTGCTCAACCTGCCGCCCGACACACGCGGCCGGATTCCGGACGCCGATGCCGCGCGAGTGGCGGAGTTCGGCGCCGAGGTCACACGCCGCTTCGGGGCACCGGCCGCCACTGCCGAGCTGGCCCACGGGGACACCTGGACGGCTTCCTTCGGGGGCCCGGTCACCTTCGACCACATCCGGCTGCGCGAGGACCTCACCGAAGGGCAGCGCGTCGTACGCCATGTGGTGCGGGCCGGCGACCGCGTCCTCGCCGAGGGACTCACTGTGGGCGCAGGACGCATCCACCTCACCGAGCCGGTGACGGCCGCCGAGCTGACCGTCGAAGTCGTGGGCGACGGCGCGGTGTTGGAGTCCGTAGAGGTCTTCGAGACGGGAGTGCGGGAGCTGCCGCAGGTTCCCGAGGGATACCGGGCGCCGACGGATCGGCCGGACGAATGA
- a CDS encoding glycoside hydrolase family 2 protein produces MELTGEGWKLRGTGEIGDIEVPAVVPGCAHTDLMRAGVIPDPFLGTNEAEAQWVGLTDWEYSRAFDLSAQPDGSRVHLVLDGLQTVATVLVNGTEVGNTRNMHRRYRFDVTDAVRPGTNELAVPFASSAQAMLDAAGDDPLPYDWTYPYNELRTMACEGGWDWGPTLVTAGIWRDVRLEVWDTARADVDVTTTLDEDLWRGTLVVGLDVEGGPCEAEVVVAGHAERFPISSTGRQKLSVDVPSPDVWWPRGYGAPTQHDATVRLLDATGRTLQETHHRVGFRHIAIDTTPDEHGRAFTLRVNGRPVFCKGANWIPDDLFVSRMTPARYEERIDQACAANMNTLRVWGGGIYEDEAFYAACDERGVLVWQDFMFACAAYPEEEPLRSEVAAEADDVVRRLAAHPSVVVWNGANENLLGHEDWGWRAQIRDRTWGEGYYRELLPAAVEAHAPGAVYVVNSPVASEPGVHPQVPGDGPTHLWDTWNLLDYAHYRDQIPRFAAEFGWQAPATRATLTEALGALPDRPDDPALLAHQKQPGGERNLVDRLKGRFPAPDRIAADTDRWHLATSLNQAHALRTAVEHHRSWWPRTAGSLIWQLNDVWPALSWSLIDHGGRPKPAWYAVRGAFADRLVTLQPREAGLSAVLVNDTDEPWTGELALRRVHVTDGEVARTEGEFIVPARTVLALPVGPRITQAGRRREELVVAETEGADRAVHAFVRDDGVRWPAPDVKYSVERKQDHALVHLTAGVALGDVIVEAPGMRADTALLTLLPGESGTVVLRPEREGARLPGEDAVSLHTRNGFFHD; encoded by the coding sequence GTGGAACTGACGGGTGAGGGCTGGAAGCTGCGCGGCACCGGTGAAATCGGTGACATCGAGGTGCCGGCGGTCGTGCCGGGATGCGCACACACCGACCTGATGCGGGCCGGGGTCATCCCGGACCCGTTCCTCGGCACGAACGAGGCGGAGGCGCAGTGGGTCGGGCTCACGGACTGGGAGTACAGCAGAGCCTTCGACTTGTCTGCCCAGCCCGATGGCTCACGCGTGCACCTCGTCCTCGACGGGCTCCAGACGGTCGCGACGGTCCTCGTCAACGGCACCGAGGTCGGCAACACCCGCAACATGCACCGCCGTTACCGCTTCGACGTGACCGACGCCGTACGGCCCGGGACGAACGAGCTGGCCGTCCCCTTCGCCTCCTCCGCGCAGGCGATGCTGGACGCGGCCGGCGACGACCCGCTGCCGTACGACTGGACGTACCCCTACAACGAACTGCGCACGATGGCCTGCGAGGGCGGCTGGGACTGGGGCCCGACGCTCGTCACGGCGGGGATCTGGCGGGACGTACGCCTTGAGGTGTGGGACACGGCCCGCGCGGACGTCGATGTCACCACGACCCTGGACGAGGACCTGTGGCGCGGAACGCTCGTCGTGGGCCTCGACGTGGAGGGCGGCCCGTGCGAGGCCGAGGTGGTCGTCGCGGGACACGCGGAGCGCTTCCCGATCTCCTCAACGGGGCGCCAAAAGCTGTCTGTTGACGTCCCGAGCCCCGACGTCTGGTGGCCGCGCGGTTACGGCGCACCCACGCAGCACGACGCGACCGTACGACTGCTGGACGCGACCGGCAGGACCCTCCAGGAGACCCACCACCGCGTCGGCTTCCGGCACATCGCCATCGACACGACGCCCGACGAGCACGGCCGCGCGTTCACCCTGCGGGTCAACGGCCGCCCGGTGTTCTGCAAGGGCGCCAACTGGATCCCCGACGACCTCTTCGTCTCACGGATGACGCCCGCCCGGTACGAGGAACGTATCGACCAGGCGTGCGCGGCGAACATGAACACCCTGCGCGTCTGGGGCGGTGGCATCTACGAGGACGAGGCCTTCTACGCGGCGTGCGACGAGCGCGGCGTCCTGGTCTGGCAGGACTTCATGTTCGCGTGCGCCGCTTACCCCGAGGAGGAGCCGCTGCGGTCGGAGGTCGCGGCCGAGGCGGACGACGTCGTCCGACGCCTCGCGGCGCACCCGAGCGTCGTCGTCTGGAACGGCGCCAACGAGAACCTGCTCGGCCACGAGGACTGGGGCTGGCGCGCGCAGATCCGGGACCGCACCTGGGGCGAGGGCTACTACCGCGAGCTGCTCCCGGCCGCCGTCGAGGCCCACGCGCCCGGCGCCGTGTACGTCGTGAACAGCCCCGTGGCGAGCGAGCCCGGCGTCCACCCGCAGGTGCCCGGCGACGGCCCGACCCACCTCTGGGACACCTGGAACCTCCTCGACTACGCCCACTACCGGGACCAGATCCCGCGCTTCGCAGCCGAGTTCGGCTGGCAGGCCCCGGCGACCCGGGCCACGCTGACCGAGGCGCTCGGGGCGCTGCCCGACCGGCCCGACGACCCGGCCCTCCTGGCACACCAGAAGCAACCCGGCGGCGAGCGCAACCTCGTGGACCGCCTGAAGGGCCGCTTCCCCGCCCCGGACCGCATCGCGGCGGACACCGACCGCTGGCACCTGGCCACCAGCCTCAACCAGGCCCACGCCCTGCGCACCGCCGTCGAACACCACCGCTCGTGGTGGCCGCGCACGGCCGGCTCCCTGATCTGGCAGCTCAACGACGTCTGGCCCGCCCTGTCCTGGTCCCTGATCGACCACGGCGGCCGCCCCAAACCCGCCTGGTACGCGGTGCGCGGCGCCTTCGCGGACCGCCTCGTGACGCTCCAGCCGCGGGAGGCGGGCCTCAGCGCCGTCCTCGTCAACGACACGGACGAGCCGTGGACGGGTGAGCTGGCACTCCGCCGCGTCCACGTCACGGACGGCGAAGTGGCCCGCACGGAAGGGGAGTTCATCGTTCCCGCGCGCACGGTCCTCGCCCTCCCCGTGGGCCCGCGGATCACCCAGGCGGGCCGGCGCCGCGAGGAACTGGTGGTCGCGGAGACCGAGGGAGCCGACCGCGCCGTCCACGCCTTCGTACGCGACGACGGCGTCCGCTGGCCCGCCCCCGACGTCAAGTACTCCGTTGAGCGGAAGCAGGACCACGCGCTCGTCCACCTCACGGCGGGAGTCGCACTCGGTGACGTGATCGTCGAGGCGCCCGGCATGCGCGCGGACACGGCGCTCCTGACGCTGCTGCCGGGGGAGAGCGGGACGGTCGTGCTGCGGCCGGAGCGGGAGGGTGCCCGGCTACCCGGGGAGGACGCGGTTTCCCTGCATACGCGGAACGGCTTCTTCCACGACTGA
- a CDS encoding 3-oxoacyl-ACP synthase III family protein, which produces MTTLAHVEQPQLCHQTGDGLPVPFSVAGTGLHLPPTVITNAMLAEVLDTSDEWITTRTGIRERRRLAPELATSDMALAAARPALSAAGVEASAIDVVIVASYTGDMPFPSTALIVKDALGAHRALPLDFSQAACASGVQALLTAAHLLQNRSIRTVLLVAADCASRITHPQDRTAGVFFGDAAAAAVLTRTDTPGAGLLSYDLGSQLTYDVQVRAGGSRMPTSPATVAEGAHYVEMDGRAVWETATTRIPECIEASVRRAGLTVGSVDHFFLHQANLNILREATTALGIDPSKAPITLDRLGNTGAAGMFTALHHTVSAGRLKPGDTFVMSAIGAGFQWGALCLRQA; this is translated from the coding sequence ATGACCACCCTCGCCCACGTGGAACAACCGCAGCTGTGCCATCAGACCGGGGACGGCCTGCCCGTCCCGTTCTCCGTGGCCGGGACCGGCCTGCACCTCCCCCCGACGGTGATCACCAACGCCATGCTGGCCGAGGTCCTGGACACCTCCGACGAATGGATCACGACCCGCACCGGCATCCGTGAACGGCGGCGTCTCGCACCCGAGTTGGCCACCTCCGACATGGCGCTCGCGGCCGCCCGCCCCGCGCTGTCCGCGGCAGGCGTCGAAGCGTCCGCCATCGACGTCGTGATCGTCGCCAGCTACACCGGCGACATGCCGTTCCCGTCCACCGCGCTGATCGTCAAGGACGCACTCGGCGCACACCGCGCGCTTCCGCTGGACTTCTCCCAGGCCGCCTGCGCGTCCGGCGTACAGGCCCTGCTCACCGCGGCGCACCTGCTACAGAACCGTTCCATCCGTACGGTGCTGCTCGTCGCCGCCGACTGCGCCTCCCGGATCACCCATCCCCAGGACCGCACCGCCGGCGTCTTCTTCGGGGACGCGGCCGCGGCCGCAGTCCTCACCCGGACCGACACCCCGGGCGCCGGGCTTCTCTCCTACGACCTGGGCTCTCAGCTCACCTACGACGTCCAGGTCCGGGCCGGCGGCTCCCGCATGCCCACCTCCCCTGCCACCGTCGCCGAGGGCGCCCACTACGTCGAGATGGACGGCCGCGCGGTGTGGGAGACGGCCACCACTCGAATCCCGGAGTGCATCGAGGCCTCGGTCCGCCGCGCCGGCCTGACCGTGGGCTCCGTCGACCACTTCTTCCTCCACCAGGCCAACCTGAACATCCTGCGCGAGGCGACGACCGCCCTCGGCATCGATCCGTCCAAGGCCCCGATCACCCTGGACCGGCTCGGGAACACCGGTGCCGCCGGCATGTTCACGGCCCTGCACCACACGGTCTCCGCGGGGCGCCTCAAGCCCGGGGACACCTTCGTGATGTCGGCGATCGGCGCCGGATTCCAGTGGGGAGCGCTCTGCCTGCGCCAGGCCTGA
- a CDS encoding ThiF family adenylyltransferase — protein MNADLLGRRSAAPSRPWHLTAFRVPADGARRPTGTALVDRVRELRARILYDNGRRPDFRTTSGDHVDDQHLDFGAWHFVGRRTAEGPPLGYVRLSTPDTGERFQSREYLGAEAYARLLLDSGLGTGETYEHSRLVVEHHARKLGLGVQLNALALAAARHLGAKAMVGTSGTKDGQDAFHARFGFRPVAGTRRYVEHYTEDVVLLMCRIGDAAGDYSDLVAEYTDLFPQLVVDAETVRLDLPAMREEAPATLAAALASARTEHAPDRRSWRPEPVDEPGELRALLASGRVREVHDTIEQQIAELVRSREPGPRYDDPAELAAARERQLDGAEPWEYGSWFFHPWSGRLVHVLPAPEFRMVRTDRNRGKIDRPEQRRLLDRRIGVIGLSVGSASALTLAMEGIGGAYRLADFDTLSLSNLNRLRAAAHDVGVNKCVLAARQMYEIDPYLDIEIFPGGLTEEVMEEFFTADGGIDLLVEECDAPYVKLAARERARALGVPVLMDANDRGLLDVERFDLEPERPLLHGRLGATCAADVAGELSFEETVDLILAMVDADRISPDLAAAIPLIGTAYSSWPQLASGVALGGALTADAARRVLLGRPLASGRYYTDFDALLAPDRSTVR, from the coding sequence ATGAACGCCGACCTTCTCGGCCGTCGCTCCGCCGCGCCCTCCCGCCCCTGGCACCTCACCGCCTTCCGGGTGCCCGCCGACGGCGCCCGCCGCCCCACCGGCACCGCACTCGTGGACCGGGTGCGCGAACTGCGCGCCCGGATCCTGTACGACAACGGCCGCCGTCCGGACTTCCGCACCACCTCGGGCGACCATGTGGACGACCAGCACCTGGACTTCGGTGCCTGGCACTTCGTCGGGCGGCGCACCGCCGAGGGCCCGCCGCTCGGGTACGTCCGGCTGTCCACGCCCGACACCGGGGAGCGTTTCCAGTCCCGCGAGTACCTGGGCGCGGAGGCGTACGCGCGGCTGCTCCTGGACAGCGGTCTCGGCACGGGCGAGACGTACGAGCACAGCCGGCTCGTCGTCGAGCACCACGCCCGCAAGCTGGGCCTGGGCGTCCAGCTCAACGCGCTCGCGCTGGCCGCCGCGCGGCACCTGGGCGCGAAGGCGATGGTGGGCACGTCCGGGACGAAGGACGGGCAGGACGCCTTCCACGCCCGGTTCGGTTTCCGTCCGGTGGCCGGAACGCGGCGGTACGTCGAGCACTACACCGAGGACGTGGTGCTGCTCATGTGCCGGATCGGGGATGCGGCCGGTGACTACTCAGACCTGGTCGCCGAGTACACCGATCTCTTCCCGCAGCTGGTCGTGGACGCCGAAACGGTACGTCTGGACCTGCCAGCGATGCGCGAGGAGGCGCCCGCGACCCTGGCGGCCGCCCTCGCCTCGGCCCGCACGGAACACGCCCCCGACCGCCGATCCTGGAGGCCCGAACCCGTCGACGAGCCCGGGGAGTTGCGTGCCCTGCTCGCCTCCGGCCGGGTCCGCGAGGTGCACGACACCATCGAGCAGCAGATCGCCGAGCTGGTGCGCAGCCGTGAGCCCGGGCCCCGTTACGACGACCCGGCCGAACTGGCCGCCGCCCGCGAGCGGCAGCTGGACGGCGCCGAGCCCTGGGAGTACGGGAGCTGGTTCTTCCATCCGTGGTCCGGACGCCTGGTGCACGTGCTGCCCGCGCCCGAGTTCCGCATGGTGCGCACCGACCGCAACCGGGGCAAGATCGACCGGCCCGAGCAGCGGCGCCTCCTCGACCGCCGGATCGGCGTCATCGGCCTCTCGGTCGGCTCGGCGAGCGCGCTGACGCTGGCCATGGAGGGCATCGGCGGCGCGTACCGCCTCGCCGACTTCGACACCCTCAGCCTGTCCAACCTCAACCGGCTGCGGGCCGCCGCGCACGATGTCGGCGTCAACAAGTGTGTGCTCGCGGCCCGTCAGATGTACGAGATCGATCCCTATCTCGACATCGAGATCTTCCCGGGCGGACTCACCGAGGAGGTGATGGAGGAGTTCTTCACCGCGGACGGCGGCATCGACCTGTTGGTGGAGGAGTGCGACGCCCCGTACGTGAAACTCGCCGCGCGCGAGCGGGCGCGGGCGCTCGGCGTCCCCGTCCTGATGGACGCCAACGACCGCGGTCTGCTCGACGTCGAGCGCTTCGACCTCGAGCCCGAACGGCCGCTGCTGCACGGCCGGTTGGGCGCCACGTGCGCGGCCGACGTGGCCGGAGAGCTCTCCTTCGAGGAGACCGTCGACCTCATCCTCGCGATGGTCGACGCCGACCGGATCAGCCCCGACCTCGCCGCGGCCATCCCGCTGATCGGCACCGCGTACAGCTCCTGGCCCCAGCTGGCCAGCGGGGTCGCGCTCGGCGGAGCACTCACCGCCGACGCCGCCCGGCGTGTCCTCCTCGGCCGGCCGCTCGCCTCCGGCCGCTACTACACCGACTTCGACGCCCTGCTCGCTCCGGATCGGAGCACCGTCCGATGA